In Tenebrio molitor chromosome 1, icTenMoli1.1, whole genome shotgun sequence, the sequence TCGACATAAATTTGAAACTAACAATCCGTTGATCTATAATAGACCCTTATTTGACCTTCTGTAATTGGCTGTTCTTCTGCAGAATTTGCCCGGAATTATCTAGCTTATCACATTTCACGGAGTAATCCAACCCTTTCTAATCTCAACTGTCTGGTTGATTATTTCAGCATCTTACATTTCCGTCATAACGTTTCAGTTAAATAATTCGAAACCTGAAGTGCAAACAGATTTCCGCATTAGTagcaaacaaaattttccaaatatttTACGTGAATTTACGAGGAACGGCGTCGGATTCCATTGTGTCCAAATGGTATTTCACGAGAAACAAATAAAGCAACCCTCACGTGTACAAACCGATTGGACACGTTGCATTCGTGCACAGTAGTAATTCTGGAATTATTTCGCATTTCGAGATGAAATGATTTACCGAGCGAATAcctatttaattaaataaaatctaaattgtattttttcccAGTAGAAGTTATCttagataaataaaaagttattcagttttattgtaaaatataaaatcttgtTTAATCTCGATACATCATTTTTCAATAAGCCGTCAGGAGCAGCACGCtcaataaaaagaaatgtgCCGATAAAGATAAATGATTCTTGGCGTCAGTGCCTTATGcggcaaaaaaagtttttcaaatacATTCGGAGCGTATTATAAATGGAAATGTTTTAAGAACGGGGTCGGCACACAACACATTCGTTTCGTATGAAAATGGCTTAAAATAGGACACAGAATTGTCTATAAGGACTACTGGAGACAGCACCGAAAGCACAATCCACTTTATCTGCTGCAGTATttaaggaaatatttttttagtgtaGGGTTGCGAAGAAGACGTGACACATGACTTGCttccaaaatatttattgagaTGAATAAATGCAAATCAATTGGGATTTCTACAATCGATTCTGAAATCTTTTcctgattttaaaattgataacaatCCCGATTTGAAATTAATGTCTAATAGCTTTATggcaaaattgttaatatacTAATAAAACGAACAAAATACGTAATCGATACTAATACGgaattattttccaataattgatttttaagCGGAATATAATACGTGGCCTGATATTTCAAAATAGCACTGCAaacatttgaatttgaagtcGACAAGACATACCCCAAGAAACACAACCCAccctttcaattttttatttatttgcataTTCCAATCCTCGTGGCACTATCCGTGATCTCACAGGAAGTGAAAAGTAAAACTGGAATTAATTTCGATTTAATTTTACTCGTGAATAGCTCATTTTTCAcgtgaaaaattttcgtaacgaaacacaaagaaaaatctaatttaacaAGAACTACTAAACTTAAATGGTGCGTAAATACGATAATGTTTTATTGctacaataaaatttgtaatttggtATGTTCGAACGTGGAAAAAAGCGAAATGATAacctttttattttgataataacCGACAATTTCTTTAGAAATCTCCAGAGGGCTATAGCGTCTGCACTCTAAAAACTCTCTCCGAGTTGTGGAGCATTTACTGCTCCAACTCGAACAAAGTGGCGTCAactagaaatttttaaataaaaaacgctAGTTACGAacataattttgcattttctaGACTTGGCGTTCCGTTCAAAACTTAGTTTTATGATTCGCCATCTCTTCCAtctaaaattatcaaattcgTAAACTGAGACAAAGACGTTTGAAACTCagctaaatttaatttatttaaatggtaGAAAGTTCCTATGACTTAACAGTGGTTTGTAACGTTTTGATATGAAATAaagagaaacatttttaattaaattgcttTTGCGCCTTAGAAATCTGACAGAATTAATAAATACTTTGCATACCCAACTGTCGGAAACTTTAAACTCATCGTTATTGGAAGAATTCAACCTTGTAGGACCCTCTTGGGTCCGTACCGTACATACTTGCAAATTATTGAATACAAAACAGCCATTTTTGCATGTTCGGAAAATAAAGCGACACAGTTATGATTAATAACCCGAATACCTTTGCAACCTTGTCcctttgtttgttttcttgatacagcaacaactttttttacaaattaagTTCCAATATAATTGTGAAAGAGCgaccatttttgaattttttagttGTAACAACATTTGCTTGCCCAAGACTTAGTAGTTTCTCTGGAGAAAGACTGGTCTttcggttgcaaaaaaaatcgaattcgaacttttagggaaataacgtttttcatgttgtgtgtaactagaattttcaaaagttattttgaatgcctaaggtttgttactttgaattgagagattaaatccaaataaatatgtcgccagtaaccaaaattgattgtgaaacgaaaaatcatctttcacttagcgagaaatttgtcatttgcaactgttagaattaatttgctgtcttacatttttgggatatcttttgtttgtcaccagaaaccacatagcctccaacctaaccaaatttatggcaacctagtaacgaatatccctaaattctagggagtaatttatttttgacacgagagtacatCATAAAAATCAAGAGCACTGAATGTTCctatttttaacacatgtaaatcaggcttttcTGACTTTTAATGGCATGCTTCTTCAAATAGGTTATGTCTGACATAAGGTATGTCACTATGTCTGACAtaagaaatgaaaagttttgacatCCTGCTTATCTCGGaacatcaaaattgacaacaagaagaagaattaaattatagaaaatttgatgtattcgatttttttgcaaccgactgaacatttcgaagatttttttctttattaactCAATTACGAGTACCTACCTTCCAAACTTAAAAATCCTGTACAAACTTTTCCACAATGGCTCTTTGCCAAGTCtgaacaaaacaaacatttcaGCTGTCATAATTATATCGAACGTGAAGGATTCTAAGACATTCGTCAAAAATGTCAGCCAtgccaaatattttttagaaaactgGTTTTATAAGTTTTGTTCAAATGAGAGTTCTTTATGACATGTACATATTTTCGGTCGAGTTGTCCTTCAAGATAAATAACTAGGTAAGTTTCGTCGCAAATCACAAAACTTTCGCAAGAGCTTTTCCGTTAATTGTTCTTATCCCATATTTTCCTCTTGCTGCTTGACGCACCTCTACTTTTTTTCTGTGCACGTGCTCCTATAACTAACTTTTTTAATATCGAACACAATACTAATGTTGGATGATTAAAAACAACTATTTCATCTTTTTTCGATTCCATAATGACGCCCTTGCAGCAAAACATTCGGAAATCCGAGTAATTCATTGATACCTACCACTTTCTCGATATCTCTCTGTCATTCTGTAAACCATTGTACGTCTTCTTCCTTTATTAATAGTGTTTTTAACAGTGTCTTTTAACTTTTTACAACAACATTTGCAACTCATTTCGCAAAATATTCATTTTCTTGGAATTTTAAATATGGCGTCCTTTGAGAAAACTGTCATCGGCAGAGCCAACtagattaaaatatttcctaAACAATTAACTTGCagaattaattataaataaaaagacGTTGGaagttttaaacaaaatgcACTTGCTTTTTTACTTGTGGAACGTGCCTTATATATTTACTTTGTTACATTTACGATTGTTCAAATAAAAAGGGAGTGaaacattacaaattttcactgAATCgcaccaacaaaaaaaaagttcacaaAATCCCCCAACCACAATTCATTTCCATCAAATCtttcttaaatatttaatcctACTTGAAAATGCTCTACTGAAGAGAACGATTTGtggaaaaatgtcaaaaaaaattgagtcgGCAAATATTTGAATCGAGTcataattcaattttcatttaccCTCCCCATCCGGTTTAATGAATGAATAAAACATGTGCATGATTTTTGAGCAGATTTAACACAACTGTCGCTCAACGCTAATACGAATAAACACGGTATTAATCTTTAACATAAATACAATGTGACGAGTAAAacgaaaaacacaaataaaaagaTTACGCCTGCCCTACCCATGGGTGCTCAAAACTGTCAGCACCGCATCAAATGACCTTAAAAACCGTTGTGGGAAAGATtaattatgatttaattttctcgGAGAAAATCGATACGATTTGCATATTCGGCTCGCAAAGATTGGCATCATCCAAAATTATACTGTAGTTTGTCCGCATGAAAAATAGAAATGTCgccaataaaacaaaacacttgTTTCCGCGTAAATGCTTTGGTGAAAGCGAAGACAACTGTTCCGGTGATTACGACATCTTCATAAAATCTTAATTGTCCATGTATAACTGACGTCGTGTTTTATTGCAGGCGTTATACGAGCTAGAACTAGCAGGATGTAATGAAATAACGGAGGCGGGACTATGGGCATGTCTGAACCCTAGGATAGTTTCGCTGACTCTAAGTGACTGCATAAATGTCGCAGACGAGGCTGTAGGCGCTGTGGCTCAACTGCTCCCAGCATTGTATGAATTTTCCCTCCAGGCCTATCACGTTACAGACGCCGCTTTGGGTTACTTCTCGCCAAAACAGAGCAATTCACTCAATATTCTTAGACTGCACTCTTGTTGGGAAATTACTAATCATGGAGTTGTAAATATTGGTAACTACACCAGATACCAGATGGTTTTGATCGCATGCCGATTCGTCGCCTCTGTTTCAGTTCATTCTTTACCAAACTTAACGATACTCAGCTTGTCGGGATGCAGCAAGATCACGGACGACGGAGTCGAGCTTATCGCTGAAAATCTGCAGAAACTGAGATCATTGGACTTGTCGTGGTGTCCTCGTATCACCGATGCTGCCTTGGAGTACATAGCGTGTGATCTCAACCAATTAGAAGAGCTTACTCTAGACCGGTACGCTCAGCTAAATGtcatcaaataaatgtcactcATATATCGATTCGACACCACCGACGAGTACTCGAGCAAACATCTTGTCTCAATATAAATCAGACGCTCAGTCGAATCGTTCTGCATGCACGCGGGGTACGATACATTGTTGTATGAAATGTGTTGCAGATGCGTTCACATAACGGACATCGGAATCGGTTACATTTCCACAATGTTATCTCTATCTGCACTGTATCTGCGCTGGTGTTCACAAATTAGAGATTTTGGACTTCAGCATCTATGTGGAATGAGAAACTTGCAAATACTGTCATTAGCAGGTTGGTATTGATTGGGTCCGATACTCGGAATTGGATTGCCGACGCACTAATTATCATTTCAGGGTGTCCATTATTGACCTGTAGTGGTTTATCAAGTCTGATACAATTAAGGCATATGAAAGAGTTAGAATTAACAAATTGTCCAGGGGCATCAAAAGAACTTTTTGATTATT encodes:
- the LOC138141517 gene encoding F-box/LRR-repeat protein 16 isoform X1; the protein is MSILRLPQGYDLVTGPLRRTMSSISAQGVVERASAELSKRINGLGLRGSKHHSAKGSVMERVTNVFCGGGGAAAVAAPEKPSRLLPGRGAPKPGTAPAAPRRHRPPAAYLAWEQLMADEKFLARFFLYFSPCERCVLAQVCTRWRDILYRSPRYWTGLVPVLQCREMRSSQGNERTRLYSSLLRRGFHNLCLMGASDEDALDLVNSFPLASKHIHTLSLRCSSITDRGLESLLDHLQALYELELAGCNEITEAGLWACLNPRIVSLTLSDCINVADEAVGAVAQLLPALYEFSLQAYHVTDAALGYFSPKQSNSLNILRLHSCWEITNHGVVNIVHSLPNLTILSLSGCSKITDDGVELIAENLQKLRSLDLSWCPRITDAALEYIACDLNQLEELTLDRCVHITDIGIGYISTMLSLSALYLRWCSQIRDFGLQHLCGMRNLQILSLAGCPLLTCSGLSSLIQLRHMKELELTNCPGASKELFDYLREHLPRCLVIE
- the LOC138141517 gene encoding F-box/LRR-repeat protein 16 isoform X2, with protein sequence MSSISAQGVVERASAELSKRINGLGLRGSKHHSAKGSVMERVTNVFCGGGGAAAVAAPEKPSRLLPGRGAPKPGTAPAAPRRHRPPAAYLAWEQLMADEKFLARFFLYFSPCERCVLAQVCTRWRDILYRSPRYWTGLVPVLQCREMRSSQGNERTRLYSSLLRRGFHNLCLMGASDEDALDLVNSFPLASKHIHTLSLRCSSITDRGLESLLDHLQALYELELAGCNEITEAGLWACLNPRIVSLTLSDCINVADEAVGAVAQLLPALYEFSLQAYHVTDAALGYFSPKQSNSLNILRLHSCWEITNHGVVNIVHSLPNLTILSLSGCSKITDDGVELIAENLQKLRSLDLSWCPRITDAALEYIACDLNQLEELTLDRCVHITDIGIGYISTMLSLSALYLRWCSQIRDFGLQHLCGMRNLQILSLAGCPLLTCSGLSSLIQLRHMKELELTNCPGASKELFDYLREHLPRCLVIE